DNA sequence from the bacterium genome:
CGGTCGTATTTCTTGCCGAGCAGCGCATGGAGCCGGGCATAGGTCGCTTTGACATTATCAGGCCGGAAGGCGGGATAGGAAAAGTTTTTGCTGAAAGTGACCGCGAGGGACTTTTCGCTGGACTTGAGGATGAGGGATTCGATGCGCACCCCGTTGGAGAGGGGCAGAGGCGATTTGGTCGCCGTGCACTCGGCAATCAGGGCTTCGATTTTTTTATGGACGTGAATGCTTTCCTTGTCCATTTTGCTGTAGTCGTAGGCGGGTTTGCGCAGAACTGCTTTCGGCGCACAGGCCAGGGCGAGCGCAATCAGGCCCGGCAGGATGAGGCGGAGGCACGGTTTCATTTAGACTCCCGGTTAGATGGTCACATGATAAAGAATTTCGCGCAATCCTCCAAGCAAAAAGTGCGGCGGCCGGAAAACGGGTAGGCGCCAGCGGGGGTGCAAGTTACGTCGGCGGCCGGAAACCGGGCGGGCGCTGAAGGATGTGCGCAAACCGGGCGCGCCGGAACGGCGCGAATAATACCGGGCCGCGAATGGTTACATGCTGTAGAGCGCGACCCTTAAATACGGAGGTGGTATGGATTACACCCTGCTGCAGCAACATCTTTTCGAACTCATCCGCCGCACTTCGGCCTTTCTGCCGCGCGATGTCGAGGTTGTGCTGGCCGATGCGCGCGGCCTGGAGGAGCCCGAATCGCGGGCCCGACTGGCTCTGGAGATGGTCGCCCTTGACATCGGCCTCGCACGGCAGCGCTCGGCGCCGATCTGCCAGGATACCGGCACCCTCACCTTTTACCTGCGCGTGCCGGTTGGCGCCGACCAGATCGCCATCCGCCAGGCCATCGAGGCGGCGGTGGTTGATGCGACCCGCCATGGCTATCTGCGGCAGAATTCGGTCGACAGCCTCACCGGCCGGAACAGCGGCAACAACCTGGGGCCCGGCAGCCCGGTCTGCCATTTCGAGCAGGGGCCCGGAGAGAACCTGGATATCCGCCTCATCCTCAAAGGGGGCGGCTGCGAGAATACCAGTGCGCAGTTCATGCTCCCCGCCACCTTTGACGGCGTGCGCTATAACCGCGATTTGCAAGGGGTTCATGCCTGCATTCTCCAGGCGGTGCTGCAGGCGCAGGGCCACGGCTGCGGACCGGGGTTTCTCGGGGTTTGCATCGGCGGCGATCGCGCCACAGGGTATGCCTATGCGAAAGAGCAGCTGCTGCGGCCGGTTGATGATGTTAACCCCGTGCCCGCGCTGGCGGACCTGGAGGCGCGCGTAGTGGCGGACGCCAACCGCCTCGGGATCGGCCCCATGGGCTTTGGCGGCCGCCTGACCCTCGGCGGCTGCAAGATCGGCAGCCGCAATCGCCTGCCTGCCTCCTTCTTTGTCAGCGTCGCCTATATGTGCTGGGCCTATCGCCGCCGCGGTCTGTTGCTGGATGCGCAGGGCACGTTGGTCGATTGGCTTTATCATGAAGCGGGCGAATTCGCCGCCGAACCCGCTGCGCCTGCGGAGATGGTCTTCGATCCGGCGCGGGTGCGGCGGCTGCAGGCGCCGCTGGATGAAGCGACGGTGCGTTCCCTAGCGGTCGGGGAGATCGTCCTGCTCAGCGGCACCCTGTTCACCGGTCGCGATGCCGTGCACAAGTATTTGCATGAAGGCGGCGAGCTCGAAATCTTGCGCGGCGGCATCATCTACCATTGCGGTCCGGTGGTGATCGAGGCCGGCGGGCGGCGCCAGGTAGTGGCCGCAGGGCCGACCAGCTCGATCCGCGAGGAACCCTATGCAGCGGAGATCATCGCAAAATACGGCCTCAAGGCGATCATCGGCAAGGGGGGCATGGGGGAGCGGACGCGTCAGGCCCTGGCGGCGCACGGAGCGGTCTATCTGCACGCCATCGGCGGAGCGGCGCAGATCTATGCCCGGTGCGTCGAAGAGGTGGTCAGCGTCCATCTCGAAGAACTGGGCAGCCCCGAAGCGGTCTGGGAGTTGCGGGTGCGGGATTTCCCTGCGGTGGTGACCATCGATGCGCACGGCCGTTCGCTGCACCAGGAGGTGTTGGCCGCTTCGGGAGAGCGACTGCAGGCGTTGATGACACAATAATCGCGGAACCCGGCGCAAAAAAAACGCCCGGAGGAGGGGACTCCCGGGCGTTTCTGTTTTTTGGCAGCTTCTCAGAGCCGGCTGAAAAAGGGCAGCAGCGAGAGCGCCAGGCCGAGGAAAAATTTGGAGATGCGCAGGAGCCGTTCGTCGCCGGTGATGAAGAGGAACTCCTTGGCAAATGCGGCGTGGATCACCAAAAAAAGCCCTAAGCCGCTGCTGATCAACTGCCAAAAGTAGATGGGTTGATCTCCCATGGCTGCTTCTCCTGACGAAGCCGAAAATGATGAGGGAGACTCCAAAGCCGGGGGGGGGACGGCCATGGAGTGAGCACAGTTAGAGGAGGCGATGTAGCTTCAGAAACAGCTTGGTTAAATATAAAAGCCATGCTATTGGAAGTCAAGTATTTTCTTCACAGGTAGCAACTTTTTTTTAGGTCGGCAAAAGTTGCCGTTAAACGCAGAAAATACTTGACAAATTCCACAAGATGTAGTATTTTTAACTAAATAGTTGGTTAAACCAAATGGTTAATTCAGCGGCGGGGAAAAGACTGCCGCTTTTGAACCCTTCGGGACGGCCGTTGTTCCACACGTTCCACAGCGGGAGTGGATCCTTGCAGCAGGAGAACCATGAGCGACCGGGAAAATATGCGTGACCGGATCAAGCAGGCGGCCGCGGAAGTCTTCTCCGAGCGGGGTTTTGACGGGGCGCGTATGCAGGAAATTGCGGATCGCGCCGGCGCCAACAAGGCGATGATCTATTACTATTTCAACTCCAAGGAGGCGCTCTTCACCGCCATTTTTTCGGAAAACTTTACTAATCTTTTAAAACTGTTCAGCTCCATCCTCCAAGTTGAGGCGATCGATCCCAAGGTGGTGATCCCGCAACTGGTCCATCTGCACCTGGACTTTCTCAACCGGCATCCCGAGCTGCCGAGGATGATTGTCCGCGAGATTCACAGCGGCAACCCGGTGGTCGAGAAGCTGGTGCGGAGCAATTTCCGCCGCTTCAGCGGACCGTTGCAGGCCCTCAGGGACGAAATACCGGCAGCGATCCGAAACGGGCGACTCCGCAAGGTCGATCCGCTGCAAACGGTCTGGAATCTTGTAGCGCTCAATATTTTTGTCTTCATTGTGCAGCCGATCCTCGCAGCCGCCTTTCCCGAGGCCTTCTCCGACAAAGCCCGGATGCTGGCGGAGCGGGAGAAGGCCATCGTGGACCTCATGCTCTACGGTTTGATTCCGCGTCAGGAGGAGTGACATGTCATCTCCATCATGGATTCCCAGGCGATTTCCCATCCTCAGTCTGTTGCTGCTGGCGCTGGGAGGGGCGGCGGCAGCGCAGCAGAGTCTGCCGGAGTGTGTGCATGCAGCCCTCTCCAATAATCCGGGTTTGAAGGTGGCCGAAAGCGAGGCGGGGATCGCCGCTGCGGATGCCGACCAGGCGAAGGCGGCTCGGCTGCCTTCCCTCGATTTCAGCGGCAGCTATCGCCGCCAGAGCACCATCCCCGAACTGCATTTCGATGCGCCGCTGTTCCAGCAGTTCTTCCCGAAGGGTGGGATCAAGCTGGGTTCGCTGGACAACTCGGACCTGCGGTTGACGCTGAGTCAGCCCCTTTTCACCGGGTTCCGGCTAAGCGGCTCCAGGAGGGCCGCCGAGGCGATGGCCGGCGCCAAGGAGAGTGAACTCAAGCGTCAGCGTGGCGAGTTGATTTTCCGGGTTGAATCGGCCTATGCCGCCCTGCTGCAGGCGCAAAAGGGGGCGGAGATCGCCCGCAGCGCCCGCGAGCAGATCGCCGCTCATCTGCGTGACGTCGAGGTGATGGTCGAACAGGGGCTGGCCCGCCGCGACGAGCGGCTGCGCGTTGAGGTCAAGGCCTCGGAAGCCGATCTGGCGCTGCTGCAGGCCGAAAACGGCGTCGCTTTGGCGGCGGCCGCACTCGAGAACCTCCTGGCGGCTCCCCTGCCGGCTGGAACCGGCCTGACGGCGATGGGCCCCGGCCATATCGAACCGGGCACGCTTGAGGCGTCACTGCAACTGGCCGCAGCCAACCGGGAAGAACTGGCGAGCCTGGCCAGGGCCCATCAGGCTGCCGATGCCGGCCGCAAGATAGCCAGGGGAGGGCGTCTTCCCGCACTCGCCGGTTTTGCCAGCTACGGTTATGGCAAACCCGGCCTCGACATGATCCGCAATGAGTGGATGGACTACTGGCTGGTCGGAGTCGGCGCCGAA
Encoded proteins:
- a CDS encoding TolC family protein, producing MSSPSWIPRRFPILSLLLLALGGAAAAQQSLPECVHAALSNNPGLKVAESEAGIAAADADQAKAARLPSLDFSGSYRRQSTIPELHFDAPLFQQFFPKGGIKLGSLDNSDLRLTLSQPLFTGFRLSGSRRAAEAMAGAKESELKRQRGELIFRVESAYAALLQAQKGAEIARSAREQIAAHLRDVEVMVEQGLARRDERLRVEVKASEADLALLQAENGVALAAAALENLLAAPLPAGTGLTAMGPGHIEPGTLEASLQLAAANREELASLARAHQAADAGRKIARGGRLPALAGFASYGYGKPGLDMIRNEWMDYWLVGVGAEWNLWNGGRTVSRIEQAELRLKGIAESERQLREAIALDVKQAHLRLNEASKRLEVAGRMAEQARASFAVTEKQYQQGQASNTDYFDAQSELTRALLQQSGAEIESDLARANWRRAVGLGEKEYSQF
- a CDS encoding FumA C-terminus/TtdB family hydratase beta subunit, translating into MDYTLLQQHLFELIRRTSAFLPRDVEVVLADARGLEEPESRARLALEMVALDIGLARQRSAPICQDTGTLTFYLRVPVGADQIAIRQAIEAAVVDATRHGYLRQNSVDSLTGRNSGNNLGPGSPVCHFEQGPGENLDIRLILKGGGCENTSAQFMLPATFDGVRYNRDLQGVHACILQAVLQAQGHGCGPGFLGVCIGGDRATGYAYAKEQLLRPVDDVNPVPALADLEARVVADANRLGIGPMGFGGRLTLGGCKIGSRNRLPASFFVSVAYMCWAYRRRGLLLDAQGTLVDWLYHEAGEFAAEPAAPAEMVFDPARVRRLQAPLDEATVRSLAVGEIVLLSGTLFTGRDAVHKYLHEGGELEILRGGIIYHCGPVVIEAGGRRQVVAAGPTSSIREEPYAAEIIAKYGLKAIIGKGGMGERTRQALAAHGAVYLHAIGGAAQIYARCVEEVVSVHLEELGSPEAVWELRVRDFPAVVTIDAHGRSLHQEVLAASGERLQALMTQ
- a CDS encoding TetR family transcriptional regulator — translated: MSDRENMRDRIKQAAAEVFSERGFDGARMQEIADRAGANKAMIYYYFNSKEALFTAIFSENFTNLLKLFSSILQVEAIDPKVVIPQLVHLHLDFLNRHPELPRMIVREIHSGNPVVEKLVRSNFRRFSGPLQALRDEIPAAIRNGRLRKVDPLQTVWNLVALNIFVFIVQPILAAAFPEAFSDKARMLAEREKAIVDLMLYGLIPRQEE